The following proteins come from a genomic window of Candidatus Methylacidiphilales bacterium:
- a CDS encoding glycosyltransferase family 2 protein: MFGILWLASYAFVVIGLSVYGLHRLWMVRTYLKYRHLKPLPMARFGQLPKVTVQLPIYNERYVAERLIRSVCALDYPSDLLQIQVLDDSTDETSGLVAGLVREYQGRGLDIEHLTRKDRSGFKAGALQEGMKQAKGEFIAIFDADFVPPPEMLRQTIDFFTDPAVGMIQTRWGHLNRGYNLLTRVQALLLDGHLIIEQTARSRSGRFFNFNGTAGIWRASTIADSGGWQHDTLTEDLDLSYRAQLQGWKFVFVPDLVTPAELPVDMNAFKAQQYRWAKGAVQTCKKLLPAVWRSRQPLRVKLEATFHLTSNFAYLLLACMALLVHPDLKHQGVHWQSVLLIDLPIFMAASLSIFLFYAAALRAGGVSWIQIVFYIPMLIAVGIGLCLNNARAVLEAVFNHHSEFTRTPKYGVSERWTTWWRMNYRSARTVLPWLELLLAAYYLTFVWYAVQHRQWWSLPFFCLFAFGFGYSGWLSIFQGSFFSHLGERLRVGIATRYGV; this comes from the coding sequence CCCGTTTCGGGCAGTTGCCCAAAGTCACCGTGCAGTTGCCGATTTACAATGAACGTTATGTGGCCGAGCGACTGATCCGTTCGGTGTGCGCCCTCGATTACCCGTCCGATCTTCTGCAGATCCAGGTCTTGGATGATTCGACCGATGAAACCAGCGGCTTGGTGGCCGGGCTGGTGCGGGAGTACCAAGGCAGGGGCTTGGACATCGAACACCTGACCCGGAAAGATCGATCGGGGTTCAAGGCCGGTGCGTTGCAAGAGGGCATGAAGCAGGCCAAGGGCGAGTTCATTGCCATTTTTGACGCGGATTTTGTTCCGCCCCCCGAGATGCTCCGTCAGACGATCGATTTCTTCACCGATCCTGCCGTTGGGATGATCCAGACCCGCTGGGGTCACCTCAATCGTGGGTACAACCTCCTGACCCGGGTGCAGGCGCTGCTTCTCGACGGGCATTTGATCATCGAGCAAACGGCGCGTTCACGTTCCGGGCGTTTCTTCAATTTCAATGGCACAGCCGGCATCTGGCGGGCCTCCACCATTGCCGATTCCGGGGGGTGGCAACACGACACCCTGACCGAAGATCTGGACCTGAGTTACCGGGCGCAGTTGCAGGGCTGGAAATTTGTCTTTGTCCCTGACCTGGTCACACCGGCCGAGTTGCCGGTCGACATGAACGCCTTCAAGGCCCAGCAATACCGTTGGGCCAAGGGTGCGGTCCAGACTTGTAAGAAACTCCTGCCAGCCGTCTGGCGTTCCCGCCAGCCCCTGCGAGTCAAGTTGGAGGCCACCTTCCACCTCACGTCCAATTTTGCCTACCTGCTTCTGGCCTGCATGGCCCTCTTAGTCCATCCCGACCTCAAGCACCAGGGGGTTCACTGGCAATCGGTTCTCCTTATTGACCTGCCCATTTTCATGGCGGCTTCACTGTCGATCTTCCTGTTTTACGCCGCGGCCCTGCGCGCGGGGGGGGTGAGCTGGATCCAGATCGTCTTCTACATTCCCATGCTCATCGCCGTCGGCATCGGGTTGTGCCTCAATAATGCCCGGGCCGTGCTCGAAGCCGTCTTCAACCACCACTCGGAATTCACCCGCACGCCAAAATACGGGGTCTCCGAGCGATGGACCACCTGGTGGCGGATGAATTACCGATCGGCCCGAACGGTCCTCCCTTGGCTGGAATTGTTGTTGGCGGCCTACTACCTCACTTTCGTCTGGTATGCGGTGCAGCACCGGCAGTGGTGGTCACTGCCGTTTTTCTGCCTCTTTGCCTTCGGCTTCGGCTACTCCGGCTGGCTGTCGATTTTCCAAGGTTCCTTCTTTTCACATCTGGGGGAACGGCTTAGGGTGGGCATCGCCACGCGTTATGGAGTTTGA